A genomic segment from Campylobacter concisus encodes:
- a CDS encoding molecular chaperone — protein MDKNIIKARSYFYEFLAYPMFFYTNDEKFSRWKEQLRYLSANPLSEDSDAAFKNLDKFSFEEFSKEQNDVLFGFTNIPLSASFYEEGRDNGAARLRVIECLKLSPYRRDSELCKDSEDYVGFIFLAMATFLKDEFDDAKNISNKLFSETLNLFVDEFGSLLLAHKEANFFKSYTIILKDFIDLERSILNVEAPAKPKGDSVAMAALKKEPFQSKMPTFKTKLHWEEFSPVISHEFKD, from the coding sequence ATGGATAAAAACATCATAAAAGCAAGATCATATTTTTACGAATTTCTAGCATATCCTATGTTTTTTTACACAAATGATGAGAAATTTTCAAGGTGGAAAGAGCAGTTAAGATACTTAAGCGCAAATCCTTTAAGCGAGGATAGTGATGCTGCGTTTAAAAATTTAGATAAATTTAGCTTTGAAGAATTTTCAAAAGAACAAAATGACGTTCTTTTTGGCTTTACAAATATCCCCTTAAGCGCTTCATTTTATGAAGAGGGCAGAGATAACGGAGCAGCTAGGCTTAGGGTTATTGAATGTTTAAAACTAAGCCCATATAGACGTGATAGCGAGCTTTGCAAAGATAGCGAGGACTACGTTGGATTTATATTTTTAGCGATGGCTACATTTTTAAAAGATGAGTTTGATGATGCAAAAAATATTAGCAATAAGCTATTTTCTGAAACCTTAAATTTATTTGTAGACGAGTTTGGCTCGCTACTTTTGGCTCACAAAGAGGCAAATTTTTTTAAATCATATACTATTATTTTAAAAGATTTCATCGACCTTGAACGCTCTATACTAAACGTAGAAGCACCGGCTAAGCCAAAAGGCGATAGTGTCGCTATGGCGGCACTTAAAAAAGAGCCATTTCAAAGCAAGATGCCAACATTTAAAACAAAGCTTCATTGGGAAGAATTTTCTCCAGTCATCTCACACGAGTTTAAAGACTAG
- a CDS encoding 4Fe-4S binding protein, translating to MKEFGFYNDFDDTLMLNEQIEINNEKEEYLVSNSPKLKANITAPEINFYLKNTTASVLEKAKNTLLLYEARATAFDMAKDVDYEKEVGKNVVIVSNSGREELANLLKENGYKVIELTHFEVKFIYGAAGELSVLILRANDEFEVDCDFFLVENARDYMLKQSGCYEIAGLEDEAVLKMLNEKTPKFKYKSLTQYDSSICQYHERRNEICGRCVDVCPTVAILKEDETKHLVFSQIDCVNCGNCISVCPSGSLDSTLMPQNSFATIAKLYKGKIPLIISNETNLDELNISLPENVLPFFISAPHMLNQAHLLTLLQESGASVILFSKTLGKGEKDAISILNQIYELKFKETAIYHAKDKNELEDALKKAKFIADSQHTINEYALPKREIFAKRLEFLVGSEDLGVVKSGEMIRYGDVKINTDSCTLCLSCVGACNVSALVADKKTNSILFNPSVCTACGYCELSCAEKDTISLEVGKISLKPEFFTYNELARDELFACVECGKEFATKKAVEKIATIMQPRFGNDRVKIKALYCCADCKAKLMVQAQINAMKEDLLNG from the coding sequence ATGAAAGAATTTGGCTTTTATAACGATTTTGACGATACTTTGATGTTAAATGAGCAGATAGAAATAAATAACGAAAAGGAAGAATATTTAGTTTCTAACTCGCCAAAGCTTAAAGCAAACATTACCGCACCTGAGATAAATTTTTATCTAAAAAATACAACTGCAAGCGTATTAGAAAAGGCTAAAAATACACTTTTGCTTTATGAAGCAAGAGCAACTGCCTTTGACATGGCAAAGGATGTTGATTATGAAAAGGAAGTCGGAAAAAATGTCGTAATAGTAAGCAACTCAGGCCGTGAGGAGTTAGCAAATTTATTAAAAGAAAATGGCTATAAAGTCATTGAATTAACGCATTTTGAAGTGAAATTTATTTATGGCGCAGCTGGCGAACTTAGTGTTTTGATACTTAGAGCAAATGACGAATTTGAGGTCGATTGCGACTTTTTCTTGGTTGAAAATGCAAGGGATTATATGCTAAAGCAAAGCGGCTGTTATGAAATAGCTGGGCTAGAAGATGAAGCTGTGCTTAAAATGTTAAATGAAAAAACTCCAAAATTTAAGTACAAAAGCCTAACTCAATATGACTCTTCGATCTGTCAATACCATGAGCGACGAAATGAAATTTGTGGACGCTGTGTCGATGTTTGTCCAACTGTGGCCATTTTAAAAGAAGACGAGACAAAGCATCTTGTTTTCTCACAAATCGATTGTGTAAATTGTGGTAACTGCATTAGCGTCTGCCCTAGCGGATCTCTTGACTCTACACTTATGCCACAAAACTCATTTGCTACTATTGCCAAACTTTACAAAGGTAAAATTCCACTAATAATCTCTAATGAAACAAATTTAGACGAGCTAAATATAAGCCTACCTGAAAATGTCTTGCCTTTTTTTATATCAGCACCGCATATGTTAAATCAAGCGCATCTTCTTACATTGCTTCAAGAAAGTGGTGCGAGTGTGATTTTATTTAGCAAAACTCTTGGCAAAGGCGAAAAAGACGCCATTAGCATCTTAAATCAAATTTATGAGCTTAAATTTAAAGAGACGGCGATCTATCACGCTAAAGATAAAAATGAGCTTGAAGATGCGCTCAAAAAAGCAAAATTTATAGCTGACTCACAACACACTATAAACGAATATGCCTTGCCAAAAAGAGAAATTTTTGCAAAAAGGCTTGAGTTTTTAGTAGGCAGCGAAGATCTTGGCGTGGTAAAAAGCGGTGAGATGATAAGATACGGTGATGTCAAGATAAATACTGATAGCTGTACGCTTTGTCTAAGTTGCGTTGGCGCTTGTAACGTAAGTGCGCTAGTGGCTGATAAAAAGACAAATTCTATTTTATTTAATCCAAGCGTCTGTACAGCTTGCGGATACTGCGAACTAAGCTGTGCTGAAAAAGATACCATAAGCCTTGAAGTTGGAAAAATTTCTCTTAAGCCTGAGTTTTTTACATATAATGAGCTAGCACGAGATGAGCTTTTTGCCTGTGTTGAGTGCGGAAAAGAGTTTGCGACTAAAAAAGCGGTCGAAAAGATCGCAACTATAATGCAACCAAGATTTGGCAACGATAGGGTCAAGATAAAAGCGCTTTACTGCTGTGCTGACTGTAAGGCCAAACTAATGGTTCAAGCCCAAATAAACGCGATGAAAGAGGATTTATTAAATGGATAA